The Bacillus sp. B-jedd sequence GCTGAGGCATATAAATTTCAACTATTGCTATTTCCTGATGCAACTTTTCCACAAGATCTTGGCGACCTGCTTTATCAAATTCATGAAGGGAGTCTTTCCGTTGTTTCATTTCGCGAGAAAGGACAGTAAGTTCTTCTTCCCCGGTGAGTTCTTTCCCATGCTTAATGGCTTCATTCTGCAGGGAAGCTTTAATCATCCGGATAACAGTCAACTTGTCTTTGTCTTTGCTTTTCATCGCTAGTTTCATGTCATTATTCAAACGCTCGAGTAGACTCAAAATGATCCGACCCTCTCTTAGAACTTGCGTTTTCTAGCTGCTTCAGACTTCTTCTTACGCTTTACACTAGGCTTTTCGTAGAATTCGCGCTTTCTAGCTTCTTGGATAGTACCTGATTTAGATACAGTACGTTTAAAGCGTCGAAGAGCATCTTCAAGCGATTCGTTTTTACGAACGACGGTTTTAGACATTCTCTTTCCCTCCCTCCGAACACAACACACTCACATCAAACACATGGAAGTCCATGTACTTTGCCATTATAATACAACCTTTACATGAGGTCAACTGAATTTAAGCATGACTTGTGTATCGGACTCAATCTTATTTTCACCCAAATGCGAAATTTTAGCCACAAAAGGGAAAATCCTATCATTCTTCCAGTGGACAGGCAATAGAATGGTAACGGGAGAGGATGCGCTTGAAATATATTATTTTATTTAGTTTATGTATTGGATTATTTATCCTGGGGATGACAGTCATCAGGATCGGGATGTTTAATATTTCCGGGGACAGGCTTAAAGTACTCCTGAAAAAACTGACTAGCAGTCCGGCAAAAGGAATGGTTACAGGCACCTTGGTCACGGCTGTATTGCAAAGCAGTTCAACAGTAATGGTATTGGCGATTGGTTTGATTTCCGCAAGAGTCCTGACCTTTCCACAATCTATTGGGATTATCCTCGGTACCAATATCGGAACAACTTTTAAAACGGAGCTGATCACTTTTGATCTTGGCAGGATACTGATCCCGATAGCTATTATAGGCGTCTTATTTACTTTCGCAAAGAATGCGGCTTGGAGAAGCCTTGGGATGGTTTTTCTGGGAATAGCCTCGGTTTTCACTGCTATGAAGGGATTTGAGGCACTGGCGGTCCCCCTTACTTCGGTTGACTCGGTTTCTCGGCTGTTAATGTCTTTAAACGAGCATGTACTGATGGGTATTGCTGCTGGCGCATGCATGACTGCCATCATTCAATCAAGTACAGCAATGACCGGTATAGCCATGGGATTCCTTACTTCAGGTGTTCTCGGACTCGAAGCAGGAATCGCGGTCATGCTTGGGGCAAATATCGGAACTTGCATCACCGCACTGATTGCGTCAATAGGCGGAGGAGAAGAAGCGAAGCTGGCGGCCTTCGCACATGTATGGCTGAATGTTATTGGTGTATTGTTGTTCATCCCACTCATTCCTGTTCTCGGGGGCCTGGGACCGAATCTGGCTAAATCCCCCGATGTCCAGCTGGCGCACATCAGTGTCATTTTCAACGTGCTAACGTCTTTAATGGCTCTCCCGTTTGCTGAGAGGTTTGGTAGGATGATTATGTATCTGCATGCCCGCAAAGTATAAAAGCCTTCCAAAAGGACTGAACGGAAAATGGGAGCTACGATAAAAAAACTGCCCGGCGCTTTGCCGGGCAGCTGCATTCTCAGTTGTTTTTACAAGATTGCTTCTATGAGCGCCTCTTCTTCATCTTCCAACACACGGACAAATTGTCCTTCATTGTAAGGATAGCCAGCTTTGGCGATTTTCACTTTAACAATTTTGCCAACCATATCTTCACTCGCAGGGAAAACAACCTTCAGATAGTTATCAGTGTAACCGACATATAACCCTTTATTTTCCCCTTCCTTGAACTCCTCTTCAGGAATCACTTCAAGGACTTCCCCTTCAAAACGGGAAGCATATTCCTTCGCCAACTGATCGGAAAGTGCGATAAGCCTGTGGACGCGCTCATTTTTCACTTCCTCATCAACCTGGTCCTCCATCCTTGCAGCCGGTGTCCCGGTCCGCTTGGAATATGGGAATACATGAAGCTCGGAAAATTTATGCGCTTTGATGAAGTTATAGGTTTCCATGAACTCTTCTTCTGTTTCACCTGGAAAACCTACAATCACATCGGAAGTGACTGCAAGGCCTGGAAGCACCTCTTTCAGCCGATCAAGACGCTCGCCGAAAAATTCCATCGTATACTTCCTGCGCATTCTTTTCAGAACAGTATCCGATCCGGATTGAAGCGGAATATGAAGATGGCGGACAACCAACTTCGAGTCATTGATCACCTGAATGACTTCATCTGTAATCTGGCTCGCTTCAATCGAAGAGATCCGCAAGCGTTTCAAGCCTTTTACTTCGGCCTCTAAATCACGAAGAAGGGCGGCTAGGTTGTAATCTTTCATATCCTCACCGTATCCGCCGGTATGGATGCCGGTCAAAACGATTTCCTTGTAACCCGCGTCAACAAGCTGCTGGGCCTGGCGGATTACTTCCTTTGGATCCCGGGATCTCATCAAGCCCCGTGCCCAAGGAATGATACAAAAAGTACAGAAGTTATTGCAGCCTTCCTGTATTTTTAGCGATGCCCTTGTCCTATCGGTAAATGCAGGCACATCAAGTTCCTCATAAACCCGGTTCTTCATAATATTGCAGACACCATTGATAGGCTGGCGCTCCTGCTTGTATTGCCCGATATATTCAAGCATTTTCACGCGGTCCTGTGTCCCCACAACGATATCCACGCCGGGAATCGCGAGGATTTCCGCGGGAGAGGTCTGGGCATAACAGCCTGTAACACAAATGACAGCGTCAGGATTCTTTCTGATCGCCCTGCGGATGACCTGACGGCTTTTCTTATCTCCGGTATTCGTGACTGTGCATGTATTGATTATATAAACATCCGAAGCAGATTCAAATTCGACCCGCTCATAGCCTTCCTGTTTAAACAATTGCCAGATTGCTTCTGTTTCATAGTGGTTCACCTTGCATCCAAGAGTATGAAACGCGACTGTAGGCATGTAAACTCACCTCATAAGTTCTAATTGGTAGGAGATCGCCGCCAGCGCATAAAGCGGGGCGGTTTCTGCCCTTAATATCCTCGGGCCGAGCCCGCAAAGCTTAAAATCATTCTCTTTCAATAGCATGACTTCCTTTTCGGAAAGTCCTCCTTCAGGCCCAAATACAATGAACAACGAATCGTCTGTTTTTATTTGGCTGAGTGTTTCGCGAAAAACAGAAGTTTCTCCGGACCTGCTTTCCTCTTCATAGGCAACAAGCTTGAATTGATAGGCATCGCTGGCCTTCAAAAGGGACTGGAAATCCATTGGCACTGTCACCTCCGGCACATGATTCCGATGGGACTGCTCGGCAGCCTCCTTCGCAATTTTTTGCCAGCGCTCCACTTTTTTGCCTGACTTCTTTTCATCGAGCTTAACCACAGATCGGGCTGCGGTAAAGGGAACGAAGCGATGGGCTCCCATTTCCGTTCCTTTTTGGATAATCCATTCGAGCTTGTCCCCTTTTGGGAGACCGCATGCGATGGCAACATGGACCGGCAATTCAGCAGTTTCATCATTCCATTTTACTATATCGGCCATAACAGCTTCATCGGTAATTTCTGCAATTTTGCAAAGAGCGCTCCTGCCGGCCGGATCAACACAAATAATCTCCTCATCCGGAGTCATTCTCATAACCTTTACGATATGATGACGGTCCTCACCTTCAAGAATGAAGCGCCCCTGTTCCTGTTTATTGACAAAATAGCGCTGCACCTTCAGCACCCCTTTGCAAGCAATATTTCTATTTTACTAAAAGTTGCGCCTAAAGTCACTAAAATGAATATACAAAATGAAAAGGCATCCGCGAGTCTTAACGGATGCCGAATTCACATTTTCTAGTTTCGTTGGGCAATGATCGCAACCCAGTCTTCCATCAACATGGTTTCTTTGATAGTAAATCCATCATTTATAAGGGCATCCATGACCAAGTCCTTTTTTGCCTGAATAATGCCTGATGTGATGAAAATGCCGCCCGGTTTGAGTACACGGTTTGCATCCTCAGTAAACCTGACAATCACCTCGGCCAGGATATTGGCGACAATTACATCTGCCGATTGCCCTTCTATTCCGTCAAGAAGGTTGTTCTGGGCAACTACGGCCCTGTCCTGGACTTTGTTCAGTTTGATATTCAGCTTAGCTGCTTTAACGGCTACATCATCCAAGTCATATGCTTTTATGGAGGCAGCACCGAGCAAGGCCGCTGCGATGCTCAGCACCCCTGACCCGGTTCCCACATCAATTACTTTATCCCCGCTCTTAACCGTGCGTTCCAGCGCCTGTATGCACAGGACGGTTGTCGGGTGGGTGCCAGTCCCGAAAGCCATGCCGGGATCAAGTTCAATAATCAATTCATCACTATTGACTGGTGTATACTCTTCCCATGTCGGCACGACTGTGAACCGCTCGGATATTTTTACTGGGTTATAATACTTTTTCCAGGCTGTTGCCCATTCCTCTTCGTTAACCTCGGAGATGGTTACTTTATTCAACCCGATGTCAATATCGTGGATAATCAAATTATTGATGGATTCCTTAATTGCTTCTACCGTTTCCCCAAGGAAGCTGTTGACGGGCAGATAAGCCTTCACAATAACTCCCTCTTCCGGATAATCATTTGGATCAAGCTGGTATATCTCCCCGAATTGATCCTCACGTTCTTTAATCAATTCGAATGGGTCTTCGATGACCACTCCGCTAGCTCCAGCCTCATGAAGGATATGGGAAATTGGTTCAACTGCCTCATTTGTTGTATGGATGCTGATTTCAGACCATTTCATTGCGATTGCCCCATTCTCAGTCGCCCTTGAAGGCGCGTTTTACTTTTGAAAAAAAGCTTTCTTCATGTTCTCCAAGCGGTGCATTCCCGCTGATTTCCGCGAACTCGCGCAGCAGCTGCTTTTGCTTATCCGATAATTTCGTTGGTGTGATAATACGGACGATCACATGCTGATCGCCGGTTCCATAACCACGGACGTTCGGGATGCCTTTCCCGCGAAGGCGGAACTTTGTCCCTGACTGGGTCCCGGATGGAACTTTTAATTTCACCTTTCCATGAAGGGTGGGAACTTCAATTTCATCCCCTAAAGAAGCCTGGACGAAGGTCAAAGGCATTTCACAGTACACATCGTCCCCATCGCGTTCGAAAAACTCATGCGGCCTTACGTGGAAGACGACATATAAGTCCCCAGGAGGCCCCCCGTTGACGCCGGCTTCTCCCTGGCCAGCCATCCGCAATTGCTGGCCATCATCGATGCCTGCCGGGATTTTCACATGAATTTTCTTGCGTTTTCTGACCTTGCCTTCTCCGCCGCAGGTTGAGCATTTATGCTTGATTTCCTTGCCTGTTCCATTACAGTAATTACATACCCTGCGATTGACAATTCGGCCAAATGGGGTATTTTGTTCGACGTTCAGCTGGCCTGTTCCATGGCAATGCTGACATGTTTCCGGGCTGGTCCCCGGTTTAGCACCCGTGCCATGGCACGTTTCACACGTTTCGTCGCGCGGGATTTCTATATCCGTTTCTTTGCCAAATGCAGCTTCTTCGAAGGTAACTGTCATCGTGTATTGGAGATCGGCTCCCTGCCTTGGTGCGTTTGGATCGCGTCTTCTCGCCCCGCCGCCCCCAAAGAATGAATTGAATATATCTTCAAAACCGCCAAAGCCGCCGCCAAAATCAGCGCCGCCTCCGAAGCCCTGGTTCGGGTCAGTATGCCCAAATTGATCATAGTGGGCGCGTTTTTGGTCATCGCTCAGCGTTTCATATGCCTCTTTTACTTCCTTGAACTTTTCATCCGCATCAGGTTCCTTGTTTATATCCGGGTGGAATTTTTTTGATAGCTTCCGGTATGCTTTTTTAATCTCATCCTTGGAAGCACCTTTCCCGATCCCCAGAACCTCATAGTAATCCCTTTTGCTCATCTAACCACTCCCGCAAAATCTCACATAAAAATAATTGTAACATCCATAAGGATGTTAAACAATATAAAGCTAGGAAGCCCTTTGAGGCAATCCATAGAAAAAGCCAAAGCCGGTGAACGTGACTTTGACTTTTTCCACAGGGTCTCCTCAGCGGGCCTCTATCTTATTTCTCGTCTTTGATTTCTTCGAATTCGGCGTCGACGACGTTGTCATCCTTGCGTGCGCCGCCTTCAGCTCCAGCTTCCTGGCCCTGCTGTGCCTGGGCTTGCTTTGCAGCTTCTTCATATAGTTTGACAGAAAGATTCTGGACGATTTCCTGAAGCGCATCTTTCTTAGCCCGCATTTCTTCGAGGTCATTCTTCTCGATGGCGGCCTTGAGAGCGTCTTTTGCTTCATTGGCCTGCGCCACATCCGAAGCATCGACTTTGCCTTCAAGATCCTTCAATGTTTTTTCTGTCGTGAAGACAAGCTGGTCCGCTTCGTTGCGGAGGTCGGCTTCTTCTTTCGCCTTTTTATCAGCATCAGCGTTCAATTCAGCTTCCTTGACCATGCGCTGGATTTCTTCATCACTCAGGCCTGTGGAAGACTTGATTGTAATTTGCTGCTCTTTGTTTGTGCCAAGATCCTTGGCGCGGACATTTACTATTCCGTTTTTGTCTATATCGAATGATACTTCGATTTGCGGAATGCCGCGTGGAGCAGGCGGAATATCTGTTAATTGGAAACGGCCAAGCGTCTTGTTGTGCGATGCCATTGGGCGTTCCCCCTGCAAGACATGGATATCGACTGCAGTCTGGTTATCCGCAGCTGTAGAAAAAATCTGCGACTTGGAAGTCGGGATGGTTGTATTGCGTTCAATCAGCTTCGTCATGACTCCGCCCATTGTTTCAATTCCGAGCGAAAGCGGGGTAACGTCTAGAAGGACAATATCCTTTACATCCCCGGAAATGACACCGCCCTGGATTGCCGCACCCATTGCCACAACTTCATCAGGGTTGACTCCGCGGTGCGGTTCCTTGCCTGTCGCGCGCTTAATTGCTTCTTGGACAGCCGGAATCCTTGTCGATCCGCCCACGAGGATGACTTTATCAATTTCGGAAGCGGACAAACCGGCATCACTCAATGCCTGGCGGGTAGGGCCCATTGTCCGTTCGACCAAATTAGCGGTCAACTCATCAAATTTCGCCCTTGTCAATGTCACATCGAGGTGAAGCGGTCCGGCAGCACCAGCTGTGATAAACGGTAATGAAATCTGGGTTGACGTAACCCCGGAAAGGTCTTTCTTCGCTTTTTCAGCCGCGTCCTTCAAGCGCTGAACAGCCATTTTATCCTGTGACAGATCAATCCCATTTTCTTTTTTGAATTGGTCAACCAGGTAATCAATAACAGCCTGGTCAAAATCGTCGCCGCCAAGGCGGTTATCGCCGGCAGTTGCTTTTACCTCGAAAACCCCATCCCCGAGCTCAAGGATCGATACATCGAATGTACCTCCACCAAGGTCGTAAACAAGGATTGTCTGATCTTCTTCCATTTTATCAAGGCCGTAAGCCAATGCAGCAGCGGTAGGCTCGTTAATGATCCTTTCCACTTCAAGGCCCGCAATCCGGCCCGCATCCTTGGTTGCCTGGCGCTCAGCATCATTAAAGTACGCAGGTACAGTAATGACTGCTTTTGTTAC is a genomic window containing:
- the prmA gene encoding 50S ribosomal protein L11 methyltransferase, with product MKWSEISIHTTNEAVEPISHILHEAGASGVVIEDPFELIKEREDQFGEIYQLDPNDYPEEGVIVKAYLPVNSFLGETVEAIKESINNLIIHDIDIGLNKVTISEVNEEEWATAWKKYYNPVKISERFTVVPTWEEYTPVNSDELIIELDPGMAFGTGTHPTTVLCIQALERTVKSGDKVIDVGTGSGVLSIAAALLGAASIKAYDLDDVAVKAAKLNIKLNKVQDRAVVAQNNLLDGIEGQSADVIVANILAEVIVRFTEDANRVLKPGGIFITSGIIQAKKDLVMDALINDGFTIKETMLMEDWVAIIAQRN
- the dnaK gene encoding molecular chaperone DnaK produces the protein MSKIIGIDLGTTNSCVAVLEGGEPKVIPNPEGNRTTPSVVAFKNGERQIGEVAKRQAVTNANTIMSIKRHMGTSHTEEIEGKKYTPQEVSAILLQYLKSYAEDYLGEKVTKAVITVPAYFNDAERQATKDAGRIAGLEVERIINEPTAAALAYGLDKMEEDQTILVYDLGGGTFDVSILELGDGVFEVKATAGDNRLGGDDFDQAVIDYLVDQFKKENGIDLSQDKMAVQRLKDAAEKAKKDLSGVTSTQISLPFITAGAAGPLHLDVTLTRAKFDELTANLVERTMGPTRQALSDAGLSASEIDKVILVGGSTRIPAVQEAIKRATGKEPHRGVNPDEVVAMGAAIQGGVISGDVKDIVLLDVTPLSLGIETMGGVMTKLIERNTTIPTSKSQIFSTAADNQTAVDIHVLQGERPMASHNKTLGRFQLTDIPPAPRGIPQIEVSFDIDKNGIVNVRAKDLGTNKEQQITIKSSTGLSDEEIQRMVKEAELNADADKKAKEEADLRNEADQLVFTTEKTLKDLEGKVDASDVAQANEAKDALKAAIEKNDLEEMRAKKDALQEIVQNLSVKLYEEAAKQAQAQQGQEAGAEGGARKDDNVVDAEFEEIKDEK
- the dnaJ gene encoding molecular chaperone DnaJ yields the protein MSKRDYYEVLGIGKGASKDEIKKAYRKLSKKFHPDINKEPDADEKFKEVKEAYETLSDDQKRAHYDQFGHTDPNQGFGGGADFGGGFGGFEDIFNSFFGGGGARRRDPNAPRQGADLQYTMTVTFEEAAFGKETDIEIPRDETCETCHGTGAKPGTSPETCQHCHGTGQLNVEQNTPFGRIVNRRVCNYCNGTGKEIKHKCSTCGGEGKVRKRKKIHVKIPAGIDDGQQLRMAGQGEAGVNGGPPGDLYVVFHVRPHEFFERDGDDVYCEMPLTFVQASLGDEIEVPTLHGKVKLKVPSGTQSGTKFRLRGKGIPNVRGYGTGDQHVIVRIITPTKLSDKQKQLLREFAEISGNAPLGEHEESFFSKVKRAFKGD
- the mtaB gene encoding tRNA (N(6)-L-threonylcarbamoyladenosine(37)-C(2))-methylthiotransferase MtaB, which codes for MPTVAFHTLGCKVNHYETEAIWQLFKQEGYERVEFESASDVYIINTCTVTNTGDKKSRQVIRRAIRKNPDAVICVTGCYAQTSPAEILAIPGVDIVVGTQDRVKMLEYIGQYKQERQPINGVCNIMKNRVYEELDVPAFTDRTRASLKIQEGCNNFCTFCIIPWARGLMRSRDPKEVIRQAQQLVDAGYKEIVLTGIHTGGYGEDMKDYNLAALLRDLEAEVKGLKRLRISSIEASQITDEVIQVINDSKLVVRHLHIPLQSGSDTVLKRMRRKYTMEFFGERLDRLKEVLPGLAVTSDVIVGFPGETEEEFMETYNFIKAHKFSELHVFPYSKRTGTPAARMEDQVDEEVKNERVHRLIALSDQLAKEYASRFEGEVLEVIPEEEFKEGENKGLYVGYTDNYLKVVFPASEDMVGKIVKVKIAKAGYPYNEGQFVRVLEDEEEALIEAIL
- a CDS encoding Na/Pi symporter — translated: MRLKYIILFSLCIGLFILGMTVIRIGMFNISGDRLKVLLKKLTSSPAKGMVTGTLVTAVLQSSSTVMVLAIGLISARVLTFPQSIGIILGTNIGTTFKTELITFDLGRILIPIAIIGVLFTFAKNAAWRSLGMVFLGIASVFTAMKGFEALAVPLTSVDSVSRLLMSLNEHVLMGIAAGACMTAIIQSSTAMTGIAMGFLTSGVLGLEAGIAVMLGANIGTCITALIASIGGGEEAKLAAFAHVWLNVIGVLLFIPLIPVLGGLGPNLAKSPDVQLAHISVIFNVLTSLMALPFAERFGRMIMYLHARKV
- the rpsU gene encoding 30S ribosomal protein S21, which encodes MSKTVVRKNESLEDALRRFKRTVSKSGTIQEARKREFYEKPSVKRKKKSEAARKRKF
- a CDS encoding 16S rRNA (uracil(1498)-N(3))-methyltransferase encodes the protein MQRYFVNKQEQGRFILEGEDRHHIVKVMRMTPDEEIICVDPAGRSALCKIAEITDEAVMADIVKWNDETAELPVHVAIACGLPKGDKLEWIIQKGTEMGAHRFVPFTAARSVVKLDEKKSGKKVERWQKIAKEAAEQSHRNHVPEVTVPMDFQSLLKASDAYQFKLVAYEEESRSGETSVFRETLSQIKTDDSLFIVFGPEGGLSEKEVMLLKENDFKLCGLGPRILRAETAPLYALAAISYQLELMR
- a CDS encoding GatB/YqeY domain-containing protein, whose product is MSLLERLNNDMKLAMKSKDKDKLTVIRMIKASLQNEAIKHGKELTGEEELTVLSREMKQRKDSLHEFDKAGRQDLVEKLHQEIAIVEIYMPQQLSEEELEGIVKETITETGASSKAEMGKVMAAIMPKVKGKADGSLVNKLVQQHLS